The Candidatus Latescibacter sp. genome includes the window GTCACAATTTTTCTGTACTCTTCCACCTGTGAAATTGCATGAGGGCGAGGTCCAACTATTGACATATTCCCGAAGAGCACGTTGATAAATTGCGGAAACTCATCCATACTGAACCGTCGTAACAGCTTGCCTATCTTTGTTAAGCGAGTATCATTCGGTATCGTATGGTTCATTTGATAACCATCCTCGCATACGGTCATTGTTCTGAACTTCCACACCAGAATTGGTTTCCCATCCAATCCATATCTCCATTGCTTAAATATCACCGGGCCTTCAGACGTGAACTTTATTAAAATGGCAATAACGAGTAATAAAGGGCTGATGAAAATTAAGACTAATGAAGCGATAATAACATCTTCCACTCTCTTTTGCAGCGCATTAAAGCCCTGCATCGGAGAATCAACGAGGGAAATCACCGGCATATTGTTAATATATTGTACACATGAGCCGCGCATGAAATCGTAGAAAAAGACATCCGGCAGAAAGTGAATAGATGTAGTAGTATCGCAGAGCGCATCAACGAGCTGTTTCATTTTTTTTGCATGGTTCATCGGCAGTGCGATATACACTGAGTCCACATTATTGTTACGAACGAAATCAGATAATTCCTTGTATGACCCAAGAAGTGGATACCCCTCTATTTCCGTTTCACCAAAACCGTTGAAAAAGCCGAGTATTTTTGTTCCTGACCAGGGATTCTCATTTATCCAGCGGGCAAGATTGACGCCGAGCATCCCTGTTCCTACGATTACCGCAGTTCTTATGTTTCTGCCTCTTTCCCTGTAATGCCAGAGAACAGACCTTACTGTCAGTCTTTCGAAAAAAAGAATCAGCGGCCATAGACACATCCATACCAACACACCAATTCTCGGATGAAAGTAATACAATTTCATGAAAAATATTAATATAAAATATGCCAAATAAACATAAATGCAGCTTTTAAGAATTCTCTTGATTTCTTCTTGAAGAGCGGATGTCCTCCATGAACGATACACGCCGGTATATGTGAATACAACCAGGGTGAGCAGCGCAAGTACCAGAGAGACCTCAAACGCCTGCCCTCCACTCTGGCCGAATAATATTAATATAAAATATAATGTAGCGCCCGCAAGAAACGCATCTCCAAACCGGAATAGGGTGATCATCGTCGGCTCATGATATCGGAGTTTCATAAACGCTATTCTCCCTATTTGCTTCAAGGCGAAAGAAGTTCCATTACATAATTCATCAGAAATCTGATCAAGTAGAGAAAATATTTGATGAATTTGTTGTTTGTATAAAACTTTTGTTTTTATGGAACTTCACCCGGCCGGATGTAATTCGTTGTTCGGATAGCGAGATTCTGAAATGTTAGATTGAATGTAATAATATAATCATTTTTTAAATAAAATCAAGCTGTTTTGTTGTTATTCAACCTCTTGCAGGGAGATGTAAACTTATTGTTTTGAAAGCGGGAGTGAACCACGTCAACACCGCTTCAACCCATGCATCAGGGGGAATCTCGACCACCCTGACGCGCTTTCCGGTTTCGGCAGCCCGGGCTTCCCCTGCCTGCGCAAAAGAGGAGAGGGTAGCGGCGGAAATTCCGGCGATGCCGGCGCGGAGGACTTCTCTTCTTGTGGAACGGCGCTCATCACTCATGGGAAACTCCTTTATGGAATCATGCGAATCATGGTTCAGACTTTCTTTTAAATCTGTCACTCTGTCTCTCTCCGGCTTTTTTTCCAACTGAAATCCATCAGATGCCCGATCACCGCCTTTGCTCCTTTCGCGATAAATTTGAAATCTGACCAGGAGCGGATACTCAGGAGATAACGGAGCACATAGCGTGGAGTGAGAAACGAGCGGTAGATGGAATTACACATCTCGGTGACCTCCTCCGGGGTCATATCCGGGGTGGTGAACACCGGCTGGGACATATCGAAACGCTCGTACTCTGCCGGGCCGAAGCGCAGCCAGCCGTTCTCGACCGCCTCACGGTAAAGAGGCGTTCCGGGATATGGCACAGTAACCGTGGATTGCAGCATATCTGCGAGGCCGTTCCGCATGAGCCTCCTTGCCAGGCCGAGGGTGCGCTCTGCGTCCTCCCGCGTTTCCCAGGGATAACCCACCATGATGGTGAGATGCACCTCCAGCCCCGCCTCCTTGGCAATACGGCAGCCCTGTTCGATCTCCTCGACCCGGGTGCCTTTTTTCAGACGGTCGAGGGTGGCCTGGTTCGCCGATTCCAGCCCCAGTTTCAGCAGGCGGAATCCGGCTTCCCGCATGAGCGCCGCCCGTTCCCGGGCGAGGTAATCGAACCGGAAATTGCAGGACAGGCGGATTTTACGGTGGTAGCCCCGCCGGATCATGCCCTTGCAGAACCGCTCCAGCCATTTCCCGGAAGGGAATGTCCCGGTGTCGTCGAAGATTTCCCGTACACCGTACTTCTCGATGAGTATGCCGATCTCGTCCAGGAGCTTTTCCGGCGTACGGGTGCGGAAAGTCGGGAAGAGCGTCGTCCAGGAGCAAAAAGTGCATTTGGCCCAGGGGCAGTCCCTTCCCACCATGGTATAGGTGAACGGTTCGCGCTTGTAGAGCGGTTCGCCGTAGAGCCGCCAGCAGGTGAGCTCGCGGTCGATCAGGGGAAGCTCGTTCAGGTCGTGACCCAGCTTGAAGCAGCCGGTGTTACGGATTTCGCCGTTCTCGCGGTACCAGATTCCCGGTTCGAGCGCCGTCCCGGCGGTTATGTGATCGACTATGCTGGCGAGTAGGAAATCGAAGTCCCCCCCGGTTATCACATAATCGCAAGGGCAATTTTTCATAGTCTCTTCCGGGAGCGCGGTGACATGGTCGCCCATGAGCGCCACAACGGTTTTCGGGAGCGCCTCTTTTATACGGGCGGCGATCTTCCAGTGCTGTTTCACCACAGGGGTCTTGGTTTCCATGGCGACCATGTCAGGCCGGGCGGCAAGGAGCCGCTCCCACCATTTTTCGGCGGACCACCGGAAAGCGATGCCGTCATCCCAGGTTACTTCGTGCCCTTTCGAGGCGAGAAGAGTGGCCGCGGACGCTGCTGCCATGGGATAGATGAATGAGGGGTTATGGAACCACTGGAACTGACGGTTCTGCCCCAGCATGGGGGTTCCACGGCCCTCCAGCGGTGGATAGCTGATGAATATTTTCATGGTTGAATTCTCTTTTTATGAAGAAAGAAAAAAATATTAGACATGATTTACAAGATTATAATTTGTATTTCAGTCTATGTTAATCCTGTTAATCCTGTCTAAAATTTTCTTTTCAAATTTTCTAGTCTCTCAATTCTTTCGCAAACAACCCCAGTAAAAACCATATCCCATAGGTGACATGGGTGAGAAACGTCCCGGCGAACACCCCGAATATTCCCCGCAGGCTTCCAGCCTTGAGCGAAAAGGCAGCATTCAGCGCGCAGTAGAGGAGCATCACTCCGGCCCAGACCGGGAAAAGCTCAGTCCATGCGGTCATCCAGCCCAGGAAAAAGAACACGGTGAACAGGCTCGGTACAAAATAGCTCATCTTGAGCGAGGTCTGAGGGAACTTCCGCGCGAAGAATCCCCGGTGCAGCGCATAGCTCCGTATCTGGCGCAGGTGGGGAAGATATATCTCCCTCCGGTGGTGATATACCCGCACCTCCGGGTCATACACTATCCGTTTCCCCATTTCATGGGTCAGCTTGAGGCAGAGAATGGTGTCCTCTCCCGGCCAGTAGCCTGTGTCGAAACCGCCGGCCGCCAGAAAATCGCTTTTCCTGATAATCAGGCTCGATGTAGGGTAATCATCCACATCACGTATCCGCTCAGGCCGGTAACGATAGGTGAATCCCCCGCTCACCAGCGGCGATTCGTAAATCCAGCCGGAAATGTGCTGTTTCAGATTGTCGCCCGGCGGAGTCATGCCGGGGCCTCCCACAGCGGCCACACGCTCGTCGGCCTCGAAGTGACGAACCGCCTTCGCCAGCCAGTCCGGCTCGGGCCAGGCGTCATCGTCTATGATGGCGACAATCTCC containing:
- a CDS encoding radical SAM protein, with the protein product MKIFISYPPLEGRGTPMLGQNRQFQWFHNPSFIYPMAAASAATLLASKGHEVTWDDGIAFRWSAEKWWERLLAARPDMVAMETKTPVVKQHWKIAARIKEALPKTVVALMGDHVTALPEETMKNCPCDYVITGGDFDFLLASIVDHITAGTALEPGIWYRENGEIRNTGCFKLGHDLNELPLIDRELTCWRLYGEPLYKREPFTYTMVGRDCPWAKCTFCSWTTLFPTFRTRTPEKLLDEIGILIEKYGVREIFDDTGTFPSGKWLERFCKGMIRRGYHRKIRLSCNFRFDYLARERAALMREAGFRLLKLGLESANQATLDRLKKGTRVEEIEQGCRIAKEAGLEVHLTIMVGYPWETREDAERTLGLARRLMRNGLADMLQSTVTVPYPGTPLYREAVENGWLRFGPAEYERFDMSQPVFTTPDMTPEEVTEMCNSIYRSFLTPRYVLRYLLSIRSWSDFKFIAKGAKAVIGHLMDFSWKKSRRETE
- a CDS encoding undecaprenyl-phosphate glucose phosphotransferase; the encoded protein is MKLRYHEPTMITLFRFGDAFLAGATLYFILILFGQSGGQAFEVSLVLALLTLVVFTYTGVYRSWRTSALQEEIKRILKSCIYVYLAYFILIFFMKLYYFHPRIGVLVWMCLWPLILFFERLTVRSVLWHYRERGRNIRTAVIVGTGMLGVNLARWINENPWSGTKILGFFNGFGETEIEGYPLLGSYKELSDFVRNNNVDSVYIALPMNHAKKMKQLVDALCDTTTSIHFLPDVFFYDFMRGSCVQYINNMPVISLVDSPMQGFNALQKRVEDVIIASLVLIFISPLLLVIAILIKFTSEGPVIFKQWRYGLDGKPILVWKFRTMTVCEDGYQMNHTIPNDTRLTKIGKLLRRFSMDEFPQFINVLFGNMSIVGPRPHAISQVEEYRKIVTGSMLRHKIKPGITGLAQLYATRGVVDTVEKQKKRVEYDLEYLQKWTIVLDLKIILYTIFNLIRFNREVH
- a CDS encoding glycosyltransferase, whose translation is MLPKVSIIIAVGIPGRYVEECVARCLALDSPDFEIIVLPDREWTPPDRRVRVIPTGKVHPAEKRDRGVKNAAGEIVAIIDDDAWPEPDWLAKAVRHFEADERVAAVGGPGMTPPGDNLKQHISGWIYESPLVSGGFTYRYRPERIRDVDDYPTSSLIIRKSDFLAAGGFDTGYWPGEDTILCLKLTHEMGKRIVYDPEVRVYHHRREIYLPHLRQIRSYALHRGFFARKFPQTSLKMSYFVPSLFTVFFFLGWMTAWTELFPVWAGVMLLYCALNAAFSLKAGSLRGIFGVFAGTFLTHVTYGIWFLLGLFAKELRD